In Populus trichocarpa isolate Nisqually-1 chromosome 12, P.trichocarpa_v4.1, whole genome shotgun sequence, a genomic segment contains:
- the LOC7487085 gene encoding zinc finger BED domain-containing protein DAYSLEEPER isoform X3, whose amino-acid sequence MDFGTGSVSGRAAANQMEWTVNNAFKTYKAVACGVDMDHPKSMMDVALIQNVDPVDIGLGSSEKGTIVVPTKRKKTMTSVYLKFFETAPDGKSRRCKFCGQSYSIATATGNLGRHLSNRHPGYDKSGDSVTSSAPQPITVVKKAQQQGKQQMDYDHINWLLVKWLILASLPPSTLEEKWLANSFKFLNPSIQLWPGERYKVKIREVFRSMQEDVMATLEKVSSKVSIILDFWSSYEQIFYMSVTCQWIDENWSFQQVLLDICQIPYPCGGSEIYHSLEKVLKMYNIESRVLSCTHDNSQNAIHACHTLKEELDGQKLGMFCYIPCAARTLNLIIEDGLRTTKPVISKVREFVLELNSSAKMSEDFIQLTAAYQEGSWKFPLETSARWSGNYQMLDIVCKAGKSMDGVMRKYEETIVGRTVLSPAEKNAVSIVHKYLEPFYKTTNNICTNKLLTIGLVLFFMDHISEMITLCKDSRLSSDWLKNAAEDMATKSRSYTTQVGNIFIFMTAILDPRIKCELIPESLSSGNYLEEARTLFIRNYSSSHFSSMTSGYGAQEIEDGGGVSFAEEIARKKRRVSLSNATDELTQYLSEPPAPIPTDVLEWWKVNSTRYPRLSVMARDFLAVQPTSVAPEDLFCSKGDEIDKQRFCMPHDSTQAILCIRSWMQGGIKLKCKSDEIDYERLMEMAGATTAENTVGLDKKQR is encoded by the exons ATGGATTTTGGG ACAGGAAGTGTGAGTGGGAGAGCTGCTGCAAACCAAATGGAGTGGACTGTAAATAATGCGTTCAAAACTTACAAAG CTGTTGCTTGTGGAGTAGATATGGATCATCCCAAATCAATGATGGATGTGGCACTCATCCAAAATGTCGATCCAGTAGATATTGGACTGGGATCTTCAGAAAAGGGAACTATTGTGGttccaacaaaaagaaagaagacaatgaCTTCAGtctatcttaaattttttgagaCTGCTCCTGACGGAAAGAGTCGGCGGTGCAAGTTTTGTGGACAAAGTTATTCTATTGCAACTGCCACGG GCAATTTGGGAAGGCACCTGAGTAATCGCCATCCAGGATATGATAAGTCCGGAGATTCAGTCACTAGTTCAGCACCACAGCCCATCACTGTGGTCAAGAAAGCTCAACAACAGGGGAAACAACAGATGGATTATGATCATATAAATTGGTTGCTCGTTAAGTGGCTCATCTTAGCTTCTCTTCCTCCTTCAACCTTGGAAGAAAAGTGGTTGGCAAACTCATTTAAATTTCTAAACCCATCAATACAACTCTGGCCAGGTGAGCGGTACAAAGTAAAAATCCGTGAAGTTTTCAGGAGCATGCAGGAAGATGTGATGGCTACTTTGGAAAAGGTTTCGTCCAAGGTTTCAATTATTCTGGATTTCTGGAGCTCCTATGAGCAAATATTCTATATGAGCGTCACATGTCAGTGGATAGATGAAAACTGGTCCTTCCAACAAGTCCTTCTTGACATATGTCAAATACCTTATCCTTGTGGTGGTTCTGAGATTTATCATTCCCTGGAAAAGGTTCTCAAGATGTACAACATAGAGAGTAGAGTCCTCTCATGCACTCACGATAACAGTCAGAATGCTATTCATGCGTGCCATACTCTGAAGGAGGAGTTAGATGGTCAGAAACTGGGGATGTTCTGCTATATTCCTTGTGCTGCTCGCACTTTGAACTTGATTATAGAAGATGGATTAAGAACCACAAAACCAGTAATATCTAAGGTCAGGGAGTTTGTGCTAGAGCTAAATTCATCAGCCAAGATGTCAGAGGATTTTATTCAACTAACAGCAGCTTATCAGGAGGGCAGTTGGAAATTTCCACTTGAAACTTCAGCACGCTGGAGTGGTAATTACCAGATGCTTGATATTGTGTGCAAG GCTGGAAAGTCTATGGATGGCGTTATGAGAAAGTACGAGGAGACAATTGTTGGGAGGACGGTGCTGAGCCCTGCAGAAAAGAATGCAGTTAGTATCGTGCATAAATATTTGGAACCCTTCTACAAAACCACAAACAACATTTGCACAAATAAGTTACTCACCATCGGGCTGGTTCTCTTCTTCATGGATCACATCTCTGAGATGATTACCCTATGCAAAGATTCCCGTCTCAGCTCAGATTGGCTAAAAAATGCTGCTGAAGACATGGCAACAAAGTCTAGGAGTTACACCACACAGGTTGGCAACATATTCATCTTCATGACAGCAATTCTGGATCCCCGAATCAAATGTGAGCTCATCCCTGAGAGCCTCAGCTCAGGAAACTATCTGGAGGAAGCCAGAACTCTATTCATAAGAAATTACTCTAGCAGCCATTTTTCATCCATGACAAGTGGGTATGGTGCTCAAGAGATTGAAGACGGGGGGGGTGTTTCCTTTGCAGAGGAAATTGCTAGGAAGAAGCGAAGAGTGAGCTTGAGCAATGCAACCGACGAGCTTACTCAGTACCTGTCAGAGCCTCCCGCTCCAATACCAACAGATGTCCTGGAGTGGTGGAAGGTCAACAGCACGCGCTATCCACGTCTTTCAGTGATGGCCCGGGATTTCTTGGCTGTGCAGCCGACCTCAGTGGCGCCTGAAGATCTGTTTTGCAGTAAAGGTGATGAAATTGACAAGCAACGATTTTGTATGCCACATGATAGCACACAGGCGATTCTTTGTATCAGGTCATGGATGCAAGGAGGGATCAAGTTGAAGTGCAAGTCAGATGAGATAGACTACGAGAGATTGATGGAAATGGCAGGTGCTACAACAGCAGAAAACACTGTTGGCCTGGACAAGAAACAAAGATGA
- the LOC7487085 gene encoding zinc finger BED domain-containing protein DAYSLEEPER isoform X4, which yields MDFGTGSVSGRAAANQMEWTVNNAFKTYKDMDHPKSMMDVALIQNVDPVDIGLGSSEKGTIVVPTKRKKTMTSVYLKFFETAPDGKSRRCKFCGQSYSIATATGNLGRHLSNRHPGYDKSGDSVTSSAPQPITVVKKAQQQGKQQMDYDHINWLLVKWLILASLPPSTLEEKWLANSFKFLNPSIQLWPGERYKVKIREVFRSMQEDVMATLEKVSSKVSIILDFWSSYEQIFYMSVTCQWIDENWSFQQVLLDICQIPYPCGGSEIYHSLEKVLKMYNIESRVLSCTHDNSQNAIHACHTLKEELDGQKLGMFCYIPCAARTLNLIIEDGLRTTKPVISKVREFVLELNSSAKMSEDFIQLTAAYQEGSWKFPLETSARWSGNYQMLDIVCKAGKSMDGVMRKYEETIVGRTVLSPAEKNAVSIVHKYLEPFYKTTNNICTNKLLTIGLVLFFMDHISEMITLCKDSRLSSDWLKNAAEDMATKSRSYTTQVGNIFIFMTAILDPRIKCELIPESLSSGNYLEEARTLFIRNYSSSHFSSMTSGYGAQEIEDGGGVSFAEEIARKKRRVSLSNATDELTQYLSEPPAPIPTDVLEWWKVNSTRYPRLSVMARDFLAVQPTSVAPEDLFCSKGDEIDKQRFCMPHDSTQAILCIRSWMQGGIKLKCKSDEIDYERLMEMAGATTAENTVGLDKKQR from the exons ATGGATTTTGGG ACAGGAAGTGTGAGTGGGAGAGCTGCTGCAAACCAAATGGAGTGGACTGTAAATAATGCGTTCAAAACTTACAAAG ATATGGATCATCCCAAATCAATGATGGATGTGGCACTCATCCAAAATGTCGATCCAGTAGATATTGGACTGGGATCTTCAGAAAAGGGAACTATTGTGGttccaacaaaaagaaagaagacaatgaCTTCAGtctatcttaaattttttgagaCTGCTCCTGACGGAAAGAGTCGGCGGTGCAAGTTTTGTGGACAAAGTTATTCTATTGCAACTGCCACGG GCAATTTGGGAAGGCACCTGAGTAATCGCCATCCAGGATATGATAAGTCCGGAGATTCAGTCACTAGTTCAGCACCACAGCCCATCACTGTGGTCAAGAAAGCTCAACAACAGGGGAAACAACAGATGGATTATGATCATATAAATTGGTTGCTCGTTAAGTGGCTCATCTTAGCTTCTCTTCCTCCTTCAACCTTGGAAGAAAAGTGGTTGGCAAACTCATTTAAATTTCTAAACCCATCAATACAACTCTGGCCAGGTGAGCGGTACAAAGTAAAAATCCGTGAAGTTTTCAGGAGCATGCAGGAAGATGTGATGGCTACTTTGGAAAAGGTTTCGTCCAAGGTTTCAATTATTCTGGATTTCTGGAGCTCCTATGAGCAAATATTCTATATGAGCGTCACATGTCAGTGGATAGATGAAAACTGGTCCTTCCAACAAGTCCTTCTTGACATATGTCAAATACCTTATCCTTGTGGTGGTTCTGAGATTTATCATTCCCTGGAAAAGGTTCTCAAGATGTACAACATAGAGAGTAGAGTCCTCTCATGCACTCACGATAACAGTCAGAATGCTATTCATGCGTGCCATACTCTGAAGGAGGAGTTAGATGGTCAGAAACTGGGGATGTTCTGCTATATTCCTTGTGCTGCTCGCACTTTGAACTTGATTATAGAAGATGGATTAAGAACCACAAAACCAGTAATATCTAAGGTCAGGGAGTTTGTGCTAGAGCTAAATTCATCAGCCAAGATGTCAGAGGATTTTATTCAACTAACAGCAGCTTATCAGGAGGGCAGTTGGAAATTTCCACTTGAAACTTCAGCACGCTGGAGTGGTAATTACCAGATGCTTGATATTGTGTGCAAG GCTGGAAAGTCTATGGATGGCGTTATGAGAAAGTACGAGGAGACAATTGTTGGGAGGACGGTGCTGAGCCCTGCAGAAAAGAATGCAGTTAGTATCGTGCATAAATATTTGGAACCCTTCTACAAAACCACAAACAACATTTGCACAAATAAGTTACTCACCATCGGGCTGGTTCTCTTCTTCATGGATCACATCTCTGAGATGATTACCCTATGCAAAGATTCCCGTCTCAGCTCAGATTGGCTAAAAAATGCTGCTGAAGACATGGCAACAAAGTCTAGGAGTTACACCACACAGGTTGGCAACATATTCATCTTCATGACAGCAATTCTGGATCCCCGAATCAAATGTGAGCTCATCCCTGAGAGCCTCAGCTCAGGAAACTATCTGGAGGAAGCCAGAACTCTATTCATAAGAAATTACTCTAGCAGCCATTTTTCATCCATGACAAGTGGGTATGGTGCTCAAGAGATTGAAGACGGGGGGGGTGTTTCCTTTGCAGAGGAAATTGCTAGGAAGAAGCGAAGAGTGAGCTTGAGCAATGCAACCGACGAGCTTACTCAGTACCTGTCAGAGCCTCCCGCTCCAATACCAACAGATGTCCTGGAGTGGTGGAAGGTCAACAGCACGCGCTATCCACGTCTTTCAGTGATGGCCCGGGATTTCTTGGCTGTGCAGCCGACCTCAGTGGCGCCTGAAGATCTGTTTTGCAGTAAAGGTGATGAAATTGACAAGCAACGATTTTGTATGCCACATGATAGCACACAGGCGATTCTTTGTATCAGGTCATGGATGCAAGGAGGGATCAAGTTGAAGTGCAAGTCAGATGAGATAGACTACGAGAGATTGATGGAAATGGCAGGTGCTACAACAGCAGAAAACACTGTTGGCCTGGACAAGAAACAAAGATGA
- the LOC7487085 gene encoding zinc finger BED domain-containing protein DAYSLEEPER isoform X1 gives MDFGVRKKDQTGSVSGRAAANQMEWTVNNAFKTYKAVACGVDMDHPKSMMDVALIQNVDPVDIGLGSSEKGTIVVPTKRKKTMTSVYLKFFETAPDGKSRRCKFCGQSYSIATATGNLGRHLSNRHPGYDKSGDSVTSSAPQPITVVKKAQQQGKQQMDYDHINWLLVKWLILASLPPSTLEEKWLANSFKFLNPSIQLWPGERYKVKIREVFRSMQEDVMATLEKVSSKVSIILDFWSSYEQIFYMSVTCQWIDENWSFQQVLLDICQIPYPCGGSEIYHSLEKVLKMYNIESRVLSCTHDNSQNAIHACHTLKEELDGQKLGMFCYIPCAARTLNLIIEDGLRTTKPVISKVREFVLELNSSAKMSEDFIQLTAAYQEGSWKFPLETSARWSGNYQMLDIVCKAGKSMDGVMRKYEETIVGRTVLSPAEKNAVSIVHKYLEPFYKTTNNICTNKLLTIGLVLFFMDHISEMITLCKDSRLSSDWLKNAAEDMATKSRSYTTQVGNIFIFMTAILDPRIKCELIPESLSSGNYLEEARTLFIRNYSSSHFSSMTSGYGAQEIEDGGGVSFAEEIARKKRRVSLSNATDELTQYLSEPPAPIPTDVLEWWKVNSTRYPRLSVMARDFLAVQPTSVAPEDLFCSKGDEIDKQRFCMPHDSTQAILCIRSWMQGGIKLKCKSDEIDYERLMEMAGATTAENTVGLDKKQR, from the exons ATGGATTTTGGGGTAAGAAAGAAGGATCAA ACAGGAAGTGTGAGTGGGAGAGCTGCTGCAAACCAAATGGAGTGGACTGTAAATAATGCGTTCAAAACTTACAAAG CTGTTGCTTGTGGAGTAGATATGGATCATCCCAAATCAATGATGGATGTGGCACTCATCCAAAATGTCGATCCAGTAGATATTGGACTGGGATCTTCAGAAAAGGGAACTATTGTGGttccaacaaaaagaaagaagacaatgaCTTCAGtctatcttaaattttttgagaCTGCTCCTGACGGAAAGAGTCGGCGGTGCAAGTTTTGTGGACAAAGTTATTCTATTGCAACTGCCACGG GCAATTTGGGAAGGCACCTGAGTAATCGCCATCCAGGATATGATAAGTCCGGAGATTCAGTCACTAGTTCAGCACCACAGCCCATCACTGTGGTCAAGAAAGCTCAACAACAGGGGAAACAACAGATGGATTATGATCATATAAATTGGTTGCTCGTTAAGTGGCTCATCTTAGCTTCTCTTCCTCCTTCAACCTTGGAAGAAAAGTGGTTGGCAAACTCATTTAAATTTCTAAACCCATCAATACAACTCTGGCCAGGTGAGCGGTACAAAGTAAAAATCCGTGAAGTTTTCAGGAGCATGCAGGAAGATGTGATGGCTACTTTGGAAAAGGTTTCGTCCAAGGTTTCAATTATTCTGGATTTCTGGAGCTCCTATGAGCAAATATTCTATATGAGCGTCACATGTCAGTGGATAGATGAAAACTGGTCCTTCCAACAAGTCCTTCTTGACATATGTCAAATACCTTATCCTTGTGGTGGTTCTGAGATTTATCATTCCCTGGAAAAGGTTCTCAAGATGTACAACATAGAGAGTAGAGTCCTCTCATGCACTCACGATAACAGTCAGAATGCTATTCATGCGTGCCATACTCTGAAGGAGGAGTTAGATGGTCAGAAACTGGGGATGTTCTGCTATATTCCTTGTGCTGCTCGCACTTTGAACTTGATTATAGAAGATGGATTAAGAACCACAAAACCAGTAATATCTAAGGTCAGGGAGTTTGTGCTAGAGCTAAATTCATCAGCCAAGATGTCAGAGGATTTTATTCAACTAACAGCAGCTTATCAGGAGGGCAGTTGGAAATTTCCACTTGAAACTTCAGCACGCTGGAGTGGTAATTACCAGATGCTTGATATTGTGTGCAAG GCTGGAAAGTCTATGGATGGCGTTATGAGAAAGTACGAGGAGACAATTGTTGGGAGGACGGTGCTGAGCCCTGCAGAAAAGAATGCAGTTAGTATCGTGCATAAATATTTGGAACCCTTCTACAAAACCACAAACAACATTTGCACAAATAAGTTACTCACCATCGGGCTGGTTCTCTTCTTCATGGATCACATCTCTGAGATGATTACCCTATGCAAAGATTCCCGTCTCAGCTCAGATTGGCTAAAAAATGCTGCTGAAGACATGGCAACAAAGTCTAGGAGTTACACCACACAGGTTGGCAACATATTCATCTTCATGACAGCAATTCTGGATCCCCGAATCAAATGTGAGCTCATCCCTGAGAGCCTCAGCTCAGGAAACTATCTGGAGGAAGCCAGAACTCTATTCATAAGAAATTACTCTAGCAGCCATTTTTCATCCATGACAAGTGGGTATGGTGCTCAAGAGATTGAAGACGGGGGGGGTGTTTCCTTTGCAGAGGAAATTGCTAGGAAGAAGCGAAGAGTGAGCTTGAGCAATGCAACCGACGAGCTTACTCAGTACCTGTCAGAGCCTCCCGCTCCAATACCAACAGATGTCCTGGAGTGGTGGAAGGTCAACAGCACGCGCTATCCACGTCTTTCAGTGATGGCCCGGGATTTCTTGGCTGTGCAGCCGACCTCAGTGGCGCCTGAAGATCTGTTTTGCAGTAAAGGTGATGAAATTGACAAGCAACGATTTTGTATGCCACATGATAGCACACAGGCGATTCTTTGTATCAGGTCATGGATGCAAGGAGGGATCAAGTTGAAGTGCAAGTCAGATGAGATAGACTACGAGAGATTGATGGAAATGGCAGGTGCTACAACAGCAGAAAACACTGTTGGCCTGGACAAGAAACAAAGATGA
- the LOC7487085 gene encoding zinc finger BED domain-containing protein DAYSLEEPER isoform X2 — translation MDFGVRKKDQTGSVSGRAAANQMEWTVNNAFKTYKDMDHPKSMMDVALIQNVDPVDIGLGSSEKGTIVVPTKRKKTMTSVYLKFFETAPDGKSRRCKFCGQSYSIATATGNLGRHLSNRHPGYDKSGDSVTSSAPQPITVVKKAQQQGKQQMDYDHINWLLVKWLILASLPPSTLEEKWLANSFKFLNPSIQLWPGERYKVKIREVFRSMQEDVMATLEKVSSKVSIILDFWSSYEQIFYMSVTCQWIDENWSFQQVLLDICQIPYPCGGSEIYHSLEKVLKMYNIESRVLSCTHDNSQNAIHACHTLKEELDGQKLGMFCYIPCAARTLNLIIEDGLRTTKPVISKVREFVLELNSSAKMSEDFIQLTAAYQEGSWKFPLETSARWSGNYQMLDIVCKAGKSMDGVMRKYEETIVGRTVLSPAEKNAVSIVHKYLEPFYKTTNNICTNKLLTIGLVLFFMDHISEMITLCKDSRLSSDWLKNAAEDMATKSRSYTTQVGNIFIFMTAILDPRIKCELIPESLSSGNYLEEARTLFIRNYSSSHFSSMTSGYGAQEIEDGGGVSFAEEIARKKRRVSLSNATDELTQYLSEPPAPIPTDVLEWWKVNSTRYPRLSVMARDFLAVQPTSVAPEDLFCSKGDEIDKQRFCMPHDSTQAILCIRSWMQGGIKLKCKSDEIDYERLMEMAGATTAENTVGLDKKQR, via the exons ATGGATTTTGGGGTAAGAAAGAAGGATCAA ACAGGAAGTGTGAGTGGGAGAGCTGCTGCAAACCAAATGGAGTGGACTGTAAATAATGCGTTCAAAACTTACAAAG ATATGGATCATCCCAAATCAATGATGGATGTGGCACTCATCCAAAATGTCGATCCAGTAGATATTGGACTGGGATCTTCAGAAAAGGGAACTATTGTGGttccaacaaaaagaaagaagacaatgaCTTCAGtctatcttaaattttttgagaCTGCTCCTGACGGAAAGAGTCGGCGGTGCAAGTTTTGTGGACAAAGTTATTCTATTGCAACTGCCACGG GCAATTTGGGAAGGCACCTGAGTAATCGCCATCCAGGATATGATAAGTCCGGAGATTCAGTCACTAGTTCAGCACCACAGCCCATCACTGTGGTCAAGAAAGCTCAACAACAGGGGAAACAACAGATGGATTATGATCATATAAATTGGTTGCTCGTTAAGTGGCTCATCTTAGCTTCTCTTCCTCCTTCAACCTTGGAAGAAAAGTGGTTGGCAAACTCATTTAAATTTCTAAACCCATCAATACAACTCTGGCCAGGTGAGCGGTACAAAGTAAAAATCCGTGAAGTTTTCAGGAGCATGCAGGAAGATGTGATGGCTACTTTGGAAAAGGTTTCGTCCAAGGTTTCAATTATTCTGGATTTCTGGAGCTCCTATGAGCAAATATTCTATATGAGCGTCACATGTCAGTGGATAGATGAAAACTGGTCCTTCCAACAAGTCCTTCTTGACATATGTCAAATACCTTATCCTTGTGGTGGTTCTGAGATTTATCATTCCCTGGAAAAGGTTCTCAAGATGTACAACATAGAGAGTAGAGTCCTCTCATGCACTCACGATAACAGTCAGAATGCTATTCATGCGTGCCATACTCTGAAGGAGGAGTTAGATGGTCAGAAACTGGGGATGTTCTGCTATATTCCTTGTGCTGCTCGCACTTTGAACTTGATTATAGAAGATGGATTAAGAACCACAAAACCAGTAATATCTAAGGTCAGGGAGTTTGTGCTAGAGCTAAATTCATCAGCCAAGATGTCAGAGGATTTTATTCAACTAACAGCAGCTTATCAGGAGGGCAGTTGGAAATTTCCACTTGAAACTTCAGCACGCTGGAGTGGTAATTACCAGATGCTTGATATTGTGTGCAAG GCTGGAAAGTCTATGGATGGCGTTATGAGAAAGTACGAGGAGACAATTGTTGGGAGGACGGTGCTGAGCCCTGCAGAAAAGAATGCAGTTAGTATCGTGCATAAATATTTGGAACCCTTCTACAAAACCACAAACAACATTTGCACAAATAAGTTACTCACCATCGGGCTGGTTCTCTTCTTCATGGATCACATCTCTGAGATGATTACCCTATGCAAAGATTCCCGTCTCAGCTCAGATTGGCTAAAAAATGCTGCTGAAGACATGGCAACAAAGTCTAGGAGTTACACCACACAGGTTGGCAACATATTCATCTTCATGACAGCAATTCTGGATCCCCGAATCAAATGTGAGCTCATCCCTGAGAGCCTCAGCTCAGGAAACTATCTGGAGGAAGCCAGAACTCTATTCATAAGAAATTACTCTAGCAGCCATTTTTCATCCATGACAAGTGGGTATGGTGCTCAAGAGATTGAAGACGGGGGGGGTGTTTCCTTTGCAGAGGAAATTGCTAGGAAGAAGCGAAGAGTGAGCTTGAGCAATGCAACCGACGAGCTTACTCAGTACCTGTCAGAGCCTCCCGCTCCAATACCAACAGATGTCCTGGAGTGGTGGAAGGTCAACAGCACGCGCTATCCACGTCTTTCAGTGATGGCCCGGGATTTCTTGGCTGTGCAGCCGACCTCAGTGGCGCCTGAAGATCTGTTTTGCAGTAAAGGTGATGAAATTGACAAGCAACGATTTTGTATGCCACATGATAGCACACAGGCGATTCTTTGTATCAGGTCATGGATGCAAGGAGGGATCAAGTTGAAGTGCAAGTCAGATGAGATAGACTACGAGAGATTGATGGAAATGGCAGGTGCTACAACAGCAGAAAACACTGTTGGCCTGGACAAGAAACAAAGATGA
- the LOC7487085 gene encoding zinc finger BED domain-containing protein DAYSLEEPER isoform X6 — translation MEWTVNNAFKTYKDMDHPKSMMDVALIQNVDPVDIGLGSSEKGTIVVPTKRKKTMTSVYLKFFETAPDGKSRRCKFCGQSYSIATATGNLGRHLSNRHPGYDKSGDSVTSSAPQPITVVKKAQQQGKQQMDYDHINWLLVKWLILASLPPSTLEEKWLANSFKFLNPSIQLWPGERYKVKIREVFRSMQEDVMATLEKVSSKVSIILDFWSSYEQIFYMSVTCQWIDENWSFQQVLLDICQIPYPCGGSEIYHSLEKVLKMYNIESRVLSCTHDNSQNAIHACHTLKEELDGQKLGMFCYIPCAARTLNLIIEDGLRTTKPVISKVREFVLELNSSAKMSEDFIQLTAAYQEGSWKFPLETSARWSGNYQMLDIVCKAGKSMDGVMRKYEETIVGRTVLSPAEKNAVSIVHKYLEPFYKTTNNICTNKLLTIGLVLFFMDHISEMITLCKDSRLSSDWLKNAAEDMATKSRSYTTQVGNIFIFMTAILDPRIKCELIPESLSSGNYLEEARTLFIRNYSSSHFSSMTSGYGAQEIEDGGGVSFAEEIARKKRRVSLSNATDELTQYLSEPPAPIPTDVLEWWKVNSTRYPRLSVMARDFLAVQPTSVAPEDLFCSKGDEIDKQRFCMPHDSTQAILCIRSWMQGGIKLKCKSDEIDYERLMEMAGATTAENTVGLDKKQR, via the exons ATGGAGTGGACTGTAAATAATGCGTTCAAAACTTACAAAG ATATGGATCATCCCAAATCAATGATGGATGTGGCACTCATCCAAAATGTCGATCCAGTAGATATTGGACTGGGATCTTCAGAAAAGGGAACTATTGTGGttccaacaaaaagaaagaagacaatgaCTTCAGtctatcttaaattttttgagaCTGCTCCTGACGGAAAGAGTCGGCGGTGCAAGTTTTGTGGACAAAGTTATTCTATTGCAACTGCCACGG GCAATTTGGGAAGGCACCTGAGTAATCGCCATCCAGGATATGATAAGTCCGGAGATTCAGTCACTAGTTCAGCACCACAGCCCATCACTGTGGTCAAGAAAGCTCAACAACAGGGGAAACAACAGATGGATTATGATCATATAAATTGGTTGCTCGTTAAGTGGCTCATCTTAGCTTCTCTTCCTCCTTCAACCTTGGAAGAAAAGTGGTTGGCAAACTCATTTAAATTTCTAAACCCATCAATACAACTCTGGCCAGGTGAGCGGTACAAAGTAAAAATCCGTGAAGTTTTCAGGAGCATGCAGGAAGATGTGATGGCTACTTTGGAAAAGGTTTCGTCCAAGGTTTCAATTATTCTGGATTTCTGGAGCTCCTATGAGCAAATATTCTATATGAGCGTCACATGTCAGTGGATAGATGAAAACTGGTCCTTCCAACAAGTCCTTCTTGACATATGTCAAATACCTTATCCTTGTGGTGGTTCTGAGATTTATCATTCCCTGGAAAAGGTTCTCAAGATGTACAACATAGAGAGTAGAGTCCTCTCATGCACTCACGATAACAGTCAGAATGCTATTCATGCGTGCCATACTCTGAAGGAGGAGTTAGATGGTCAGAAACTGGGGATGTTCTGCTATATTCCTTGTGCTGCTCGCACTTTGAACTTGATTATAGAAGATGGATTAAGAACCACAAAACCAGTAATATCTAAGGTCAGGGAGTTTGTGCTAGAGCTAAATTCATCAGCCAAGATGTCAGAGGATTTTATTCAACTAACAGCAGCTTATCAGGAGGGCAGTTGGAAATTTCCACTTGAAACTTCAGCACGCTGGAGTGGTAATTACCAGATGCTTGATATTGTGTGCAAG GCTGGAAAGTCTATGGATGGCGTTATGAGAAAGTACGAGGAGACAATTGTTGGGAGGACGGTGCTGAGCCCTGCAGAAAAGAATGCAGTTAGTATCGTGCATAAATATTTGGAACCCTTCTACAAAACCACAAACAACATTTGCACAAATAAGTTACTCACCATCGGGCTGGTTCTCTTCTTCATGGATCACATCTCTGAGATGATTACCCTATGCAAAGATTCCCGTCTCAGCTCAGATTGGCTAAAAAATGCTGCTGAAGACATGGCAACAAAGTCTAGGAGTTACACCACACAGGTTGGCAACATATTCATCTTCATGACAGCAATTCTGGATCCCCGAATCAAATGTGAGCTCATCCCTGAGAGCCTCAGCTCAGGAAACTATCTGGAGGAAGCCAGAACTCTATTCATAAGAAATTACTCTAGCAGCCATTTTTCATCCATGACAAGTGGGTATGGTGCTCAAGAGATTGAAGACGGGGGGGGTGTTTCCTTTGCAGAGGAAATTGCTAGGAAGAAGCGAAGAGTGAGCTTGAGCAATGCAACCGACGAGCTTACTCAGTACCTGTCAGAGCCTCCCGCTCCAATACCAACAGATGTCCTGGAGTGGTGGAAGGTCAACAGCACGCGCTATCCACGTCTTTCAGTGATGGCCCGGGATTTCTTGGCTGTGCAGCCGACCTCAGTGGCGCCTGAAGATCTGTTTTGCAGTAAAGGTGATGAAATTGACAAGCAACGATTTTGTATGCCACATGATAGCACACAGGCGATTCTTTGTATCAGGTCATGGATGCAAGGAGGGATCAAGTTGAAGTGCAAGTCAGATGAGATAGACTACGAGAGATTGATGGAAATGGCAGGTGCTACAACAGCAGAAAACACTGTTGGCCTGGACAAGAAACAAAGATGA